A region from the Populus trichocarpa isolate Nisqually-1 chromosome 18, P.trichocarpa_v4.1, whole genome shotgun sequence genome encodes:
- the LOC7458382 gene encoding synaptotagmin-4 isoform X2, whose product MSFFIGMIIGISVGIGLIVAFAKYENIRSMRRSQLAKTVAAFARMTVQDSRKILPDEFYPPWVVFSQRQKLTWLNAQLDKIWPYVDEAASDLIRSNVEPILEQYTPAIFSSMKFSKLTLGTVAPQFTGVCIIEEESGDKGITMELEMQWDGNPNIVLDINTRVGVALPIQVKNIGFTGVFRLIFKPLAEDFPGFGAVSYSLREKETIKDAIEDSITWPVRKIVSILPGDYSDLELKPVGTLDVKLVQGKDLTNKDIVGKSDPFAVLFIRPLRSRMKTSKTISNQLNPIWNEHFEFVVEDASTQHLTVRVFDDEGVQAAELIGCALVALKDLEPGKVKDVWLKLVKDLEIQRDNKNRGQVHLELLYCPYGTESSFKNPFNPDFQMTTLEKAIRSGTDGTGDPNSGRTSPKKNVIVRGVLSVTVIAAENLPATDLNGKADPYVVLIMKKSEKKAKTRVLTKNLNPVWNQTFEFVVEDAIHDMLIAEVWDHDTFGKDKMGRCIMTLTRVLLEGEFQDSFPLDGAKSGKLLLHLQWTPQLKFRDS is encoded by the exons ATGTCTTTCTTTATTGGTATGATTATAGGAATCTCTGTTGGGATTGGTCTCATCGTAGCATTTGCTAAGTACGAGAATATCAGATCCATGCGTCGTTCTCAATTG gcTAAGACAGTGGCAGCATTTGCAAGAATGACAGTCCAGGATTCAAGAAAAATTCTTCCTGATGAGTTTTATCCACCCTGGGTTGTCTTTTCACAGAGGCAGAAGTTAA CTTGGCTTAATGCTCAACTTGACAAGATTTGGCCTTATGTTGACGAG GCAGCATCAGACCTGATAAGAAGCAATGTTGAACCAATTCTTGAACAATATACGCCAGCTATATTTTCATCTATGAAGTTTTCCAAGTTGACCCTTGGTACTGTGGCTCCACAATTTACAG GAGTTTGCATTATTGAAGAGGAAAGTGGAGACAAGGGTATCACCATGGAATTGGAGATGCAGTGGGATGGCAATCCAAATATTGTACTTGATATCAATACAAGAGTTGGTGTGGCACTACCCATCCAG GTGAAAAATATTGGATTCACTGGGGTTTTCAGGTTAATCTTCAAGCCACTAGCCGAAGACTTTCCTGGTTTTGGAGCTGTTTCTTATTCCTTGAGAGAAAAG GAAACCATAAAGGATGCTATTGAAGATTCTATAACATGGCCAGTTCGGAAAATTGTATCAATATTACCTGGGGATTATAG TGACCTGGAGTTGAAGCCCGTTGGTACTTTAGACGTGAAGCTTGTGCAGGGCAAGGACTTGACAAATAAAGACATTGTCGGAAAATCTGATCCTTTTGCTGTCTTATTTATACGTCCACTACGTAGCAGGATGAAAACCAGCAAAACAATT AGCAACCAATTGAATCCCATATGGAATGAACACTTTGAGTTCGTAGTTGAAGATGCATCAACTCAACACTTGACTGTAAGAGTCTTCGATGATGAAGGAGTTCAGGCTGCTGAACTCATTGGTTGTGCTCTAGTGGCACTAAAGGATCTTGAGCCTGGTAAAGTGAAGGATGTATGGTTGAAACTAGTCAAAGATTTAGAGATCCAGAGAGATAACAAGAACAGGGGTCAG GTGCACTTGGAGCTTTTGTACTGTCCGTATGGCACAGAGAGCAGTTTCAAAAATCCTTTTAACCCTGATTTTCAAATGACCACTTTAGAAAAGGCCATTAGGAGTGGCACTGATGGAACAGGTGATCCTAATTCTGGAAGAACATCTCCAAAGAAAAATGTCATCGTGAGAGGAGTACTATCAGTTACTGTTATAGCTGCAGAAAACTTGCCGGCAACTGACTTGAATGGAAAGGCCGACCCCTATGTTGTCCTTATAATGAAGAAATCTGAGAAAAAAGCCAAGACTAGA GTCCTAACTAAGAACCTAAATCCAGTTTGGAATCAAACATTTGAATTTGTTGTGGAGGATGCAATACACGATATGTTAATTGCAGAAGTCTGGGACCATGACACTTTTGGCAAG GATAAAATGGGAAGATGCATAATGACACTCACCAGGGTTCTATTAGAAGGAGAATTTCAAGACAGCTTTCCACTAGACGGTGCTAAATCAGGAAA
- the LOC7458382 gene encoding synaptotagmin-4 isoform X1, translated as MSFFIGMIIGISVGIGLIVAFAKYENIRSMRRSQLAKTVAAFARMTVQDSRKILPDEFYPPWVVFSQRQKLTWLNAQLDKIWPYVDEAASDLIRSNVEPILEQYTPAIFSSMKFSKLTLGTVAPQFTGVCIIEEESGDKGITMELEMQWDGNPNIVLDINTRVGVALPIQVKNIGFTGVFRLIFKPLAEDFPGFGAVSYSLREKKKLDFTLKVVGGQISAIPGLSDAIEETIKDAIEDSITWPVRKIVSILPGDYSDLELKPVGTLDVKLVQGKDLTNKDIVGKSDPFAVLFIRPLRSRMKTSKTISNQLNPIWNEHFEFVVEDASTQHLTVRVFDDEGVQAAELIGCALVALKDLEPGKVKDVWLKLVKDLEIQRDNKNRGQVHLELLYCPYGTESSFKNPFNPDFQMTTLEKAIRSGTDGTGDPNSGRTSPKKNVIVRGVLSVTVIAAENLPATDLNGKADPYVVLIMKKSEKKAKTRVLTKNLNPVWNQTFEFVVEDAIHDMLIAEVWDHDTFGKDKMGRCIMTLTRVLLEGEFQDSFPLDGAKSGKLLLHLQWTPQLKFRDS; from the exons ATGTCTTTCTTTATTGGTATGATTATAGGAATCTCTGTTGGGATTGGTCTCATCGTAGCATTTGCTAAGTACGAGAATATCAGATCCATGCGTCGTTCTCAATTG gcTAAGACAGTGGCAGCATTTGCAAGAATGACAGTCCAGGATTCAAGAAAAATTCTTCCTGATGAGTTTTATCCACCCTGGGTTGTCTTTTCACAGAGGCAGAAGTTAA CTTGGCTTAATGCTCAACTTGACAAGATTTGGCCTTATGTTGACGAG GCAGCATCAGACCTGATAAGAAGCAATGTTGAACCAATTCTTGAACAATATACGCCAGCTATATTTTCATCTATGAAGTTTTCCAAGTTGACCCTTGGTACTGTGGCTCCACAATTTACAG GAGTTTGCATTATTGAAGAGGAAAGTGGAGACAAGGGTATCACCATGGAATTGGAGATGCAGTGGGATGGCAATCCAAATATTGTACTTGATATCAATACAAGAGTTGGTGTGGCACTACCCATCCAG GTGAAAAATATTGGATTCACTGGGGTTTTCAGGTTAATCTTCAAGCCACTAGCCGAAGACTTTCCTGGTTTTGGAGCTGTTTCTTATTCCTTGAGAGAAAAG AAAAAGCTGGATTTTACGCTTAAAGTTGTTGGTGGTCAGATATCAGCAATCCCAGGCCTTTCTGATGCTATTGAG GAAACCATAAAGGATGCTATTGAAGATTCTATAACATGGCCAGTTCGGAAAATTGTATCAATATTACCTGGGGATTATAG TGACCTGGAGTTGAAGCCCGTTGGTACTTTAGACGTGAAGCTTGTGCAGGGCAAGGACTTGACAAATAAAGACATTGTCGGAAAATCTGATCCTTTTGCTGTCTTATTTATACGTCCACTACGTAGCAGGATGAAAACCAGCAAAACAATT AGCAACCAATTGAATCCCATATGGAATGAACACTTTGAGTTCGTAGTTGAAGATGCATCAACTCAACACTTGACTGTAAGAGTCTTCGATGATGAAGGAGTTCAGGCTGCTGAACTCATTGGTTGTGCTCTAGTGGCACTAAAGGATCTTGAGCCTGGTAAAGTGAAGGATGTATGGTTGAAACTAGTCAAAGATTTAGAGATCCAGAGAGATAACAAGAACAGGGGTCAG GTGCACTTGGAGCTTTTGTACTGTCCGTATGGCACAGAGAGCAGTTTCAAAAATCCTTTTAACCCTGATTTTCAAATGACCACTTTAGAAAAGGCCATTAGGAGTGGCACTGATGGAACAGGTGATCCTAATTCTGGAAGAACATCTCCAAAGAAAAATGTCATCGTGAGAGGAGTACTATCAGTTACTGTTATAGCTGCAGAAAACTTGCCGGCAACTGACTTGAATGGAAAGGCCGACCCCTATGTTGTCCTTATAATGAAGAAATCTGAGAAAAAAGCCAAGACTAGA GTCCTAACTAAGAACCTAAATCCAGTTTGGAATCAAACATTTGAATTTGTTGTGGAGGATGCAATACACGATATGTTAATTGCAGAAGTCTGGGACCATGACACTTTTGGCAAG GATAAAATGGGAAGATGCATAATGACACTCACCAGGGTTCTATTAGAAGGAGAATTTCAAGACAGCTTTCCACTAGACGGTGCTAAATCAGGAAA